A window from Exiguobacterium marinum DSM 16307 encodes these proteins:
- a CDS encoding DUF420 domain-containing protein, which translates to MNYLALISVSFIVISAILVAIGWVIIAKDRSNIEKHKKVMTAAGIAATTFFILYVSRTIFVGNTAFGGPDSVKPFYLGFMIFHILLATTGGVLGLITLYLGYKNKIEKHRKIGPKASVVWFFTAITGVTVYILLYVAYDPGETTNVFRAIIGG; encoded by the coding sequence GCCTTAATTAGTGTGTCATTCATCGTCATCAGTGCGATTCTAGTCGCCATCGGATGGGTGATTATCGCAAAAGACCGCAGCAACATTGAAAAACATAAAAAGGTGATGACGGCTGCCGGGATTGCAGCGACGACGTTCTTCATCCTGTACGTCTCGCGTACCATTTTTGTCGGAAACACGGCATTCGGAGGACCGGATTCAGTGAAACCGTTCTATCTCGGGTTTATGATTTTCCATATCCTTCTCGCGACAACAGGTGGTGTCCTCGGATTGATCACGCTCTATCTCGGTTATAAAAATAAAATCGAGAAACACCGTAAGATTGGACCAAAAGCTTCAGTCGTCTGGTTCTTTACGGCTATTACGGGTGTGACGGTTTACATTCTTCTCTATGTGGCATATGACCCTGGTGAAACGACGAACGTATTCCGCGCGATAATCGGAGGATGA